One window from the genome of Hippoglossus hippoglossus isolate fHipHip1 chromosome 6, fHipHip1.pri, whole genome shotgun sequence encodes:
- the vps4a gene encoding vacuolar protein sorting-associated protein 4A: MTTSTLQKAIDLVTKATEEDKAKNYDEALRLYQHAVEYFLHAIKYEAHSDKAKESIRAKCMQYLDRAEKLKDYLKNKDKQGKKPVKEAQSNDKSDSDSEGENPEKKKLQEQLMGAIVMEKPNVRWNDVAGLEGAKEALKEAVILPIKFPHLFTGKRTPWRGILLFGPPGTGKSYLAKAVATEANNSTFFSVSSSDLMSKWLGESEKLVKNLFDLARQHKPSIIFIDEVDSLCGSRNENESEAARRIKTEFLVQMQGVGNNNDGILVLGATNIPWVLDAAIRRRFEKRIYIPLPEEPARSQMFRLHLGNTPRSLSEADLRQLAHKTDGYSGADISVIVRDALMQPVRKVQSATHFKKVRGPSRSNSQIMVDDLLTPCSPGDPAAIEMTWMEVPSDKLLEPIVCMSDMLRSLSTTRPTVNTEDLFKVKKFTDDFGMEG; this comes from the exons ATGAGGCCCACAGCGACAAGGCAAAGGAAAGCATACGAGCGAAATGCATGCAGTACCTGGACCGGGCAGAGAAACTCAAAGACTACCTgaagaataaagacaaacaggGCAAGAAGCCCGTCAAGGAGGCACAGAGCAATGACAA GAGTGACAGTGACAGCGAGGGAGAAAACCccgagaagaagaagctgcaggagcAACTAATGG gtgctATCGTGATGGAGAAGCCCAACGTCAGGTGGAACGATGTGGCTGGACTGGAGGGAGCCAAGGAAGCTCTGAAGGAAGCCGTCATCCTGCCCATCAAGTTCCCTCATCTCTTCACAG GCAAACGGACTCCATGGAGAGGCATCCTGCTGTTCGGTCCTCCGGGGACGGGGAAGTCTTACCTGGCCAAGGCCGTGGCCACAGAGGCCAACAACTCCACCTtcttctccgtctcctcctcagaccTCATGTCCAAGTGGCTGGGAGAGAGTGAGAA GCTGGTGAAGAATCTGTTTGACTTGGCTCGCCAACACAAACCCTCGATCATCTTCATTGACGAGGTGGACTCGCTGTGCGGCTCCAGGAACGAGAACGAGAGCGAGGCTGCCCGCCGCATAAAGACAGAGTTCTTGGTCCAGATGCAGG GTGTGGGAAACAATAACGACGGCATCTTGGTGCTGGGAGCCACCAACATCCCCTGGGTTTTAGACGCTGCCATTCgcagaag ATTTGAGAAGCGAATATACATCCCTCTGCCGGAGGAGCCAGCTCGGTCTCAGATGTTTCGTCTCCATCTGGGCAACACGCCGCGCAGCCTGAGCGAGGCCGACCTGAGGCAGCTCGCGCACAAAACAGACGGCTACTCTGGAGCCGACATCAGCGTCATTGTCCGGGACGCGCTcatgcagccagtcaggaagGTCCAGTCGGCCACGCACTTCAAAAAG GTTCGAGGTCCGTCACGAAGCAACAGCCAGATAATGGTGGACGACCTCTTGACTCCTTGTTCCCCTGGCGACCCTGCAGCCATAGAGATGACCTGGATGGAGGTGCCGAGTGACAAGCTACTGGAGCCCATAGTCTGCATG TCGGACATGCTGCGCTCTCTGTCCACCACCCGTCCCACCGTCAACACTGAAGACCTGTTTAAGGTCAAGAAGTTCACAGACGACTTTGGGATGGAGGGCTGA